The Castellaniella sp. genome includes a window with the following:
- a CDS encoding 7-cyano-7-deazaguanine/7-aminomethyl-7-deazaguanine transporter — protein sequence MTSPCAPSSRASSYLTLLVAFHVFIIIASNYLVQLPIDLFGFHSTWGAFSFPFIFLATDLTVRLIGKHQARRVIARAMVPALIASYVVSVLFNDGLFSGLDALGHFDTFVFRIALASFMAYVLGQLLDVQVFDRIRRSTVVWWAAPAASAVLGQALDTLVFFWVAFWHSSNPFMAAHWGEIALVDYAIKLLVSLLLFVPLYGIMLNAITRFMQSQRAAQVPAT from the coding sequence ATGACCTCCCCTTGCGCGCCGTCTTCGCGGGCTTCCAGCTATCTGACTTTGCTGGTTGCATTCCATGTATTCATCATCATCGCCAGCAACTATCTGGTGCAACTGCCCATCGACCTGTTCGGGTTTCACAGCACCTGGGGCGCCTTCAGTTTTCCTTTCATCTTCCTGGCCACCGACCTGACCGTACGACTGATCGGCAAGCATCAGGCACGCCGAGTCATTGCCCGAGCCATGGTGCCTGCGCTGATTGCTTCATATGTGGTATCCGTGCTGTTCAACGACGGCCTGTTCAGCGGCCTGGATGCCCTGGGTCACTTCGATACTTTCGTCTTTCGGATCGCGCTGGCCAGCTTCATGGCCTACGTCCTGGGGCAACTGCTGGATGTGCAGGTGTTCGACCGCATCCGACGCAGCACCGTGGTCTGGTGGGCCGCCCCGGCCGCCTCTGCCGTTCTCGGGCAGGCGCTGGATACACTGGTGTTTTTCTGGGTGGCCTTCTGGCATAGCAGCAACCCCTTCATGGCGGCGCATTGGGGTGAAATCGCCCTGGTGGACTATGCCATCAAACTCTTGGTCAGCCTGCTGCTGTTTGTTCCCTTATACGGCATCATGCTGAATGCCATCACCCGTTTCATGCAGTCTCAGCGCGCCGCTCAGGTCCCTGCGACATGA
- a CDS encoding aldo/keto reductase, whose protein sequence is MKTRLFGTTGQSVSVLGQGSWYIDDADHHQAIKAFQAGLDAGMSHIDTAEMYGSGAAESVVGDAIRSRRDEVFLVSKVLPSNASYRGTIAACERSLKALDTDHLDSYLLHWRGSVPLEETFRAFEALQADGKILSYGVSNFDVDDLQEAWDILGPGKIACNQVLYHLQERAIEHAVIPWCQAHQVAVVAYSPFGHDDFPNDSDAGGQILQSIALAHQATPRQIALAFLTREDGLFTIPKSSSVAHTQANAAAAGITLSPTDIQRLDQAFPKGPQPSYLPMI, encoded by the coding sequence ATGAAAACACGACTATTTGGCACGACAGGCCAATCCGTTTCCGTTCTGGGACAAGGCAGCTGGTATATCGACGACGCCGATCACCATCAGGCCATCAAGGCCTTCCAGGCAGGGCTGGATGCGGGCATGTCACACATAGACACCGCCGAGATGTACGGATCGGGCGCTGCTGAATCCGTGGTGGGGGATGCCATTCGCAGCCGCCGCGACGAAGTCTTTCTGGTCTCCAAGGTCCTGCCCTCCAATGCATCCTACCGAGGCACCATCGCGGCCTGCGAGCGCTCTTTAAAAGCCCTGGATACCGATCATCTGGACAGCTATCTGCTGCACTGGCGCGGCTCGGTGCCGCTGGAAGAAACCTTCCGGGCCTTCGAGGCCCTGCAGGCCGATGGCAAGATCCTGTCTTATGGGGTCAGTAATTTCGACGTGGACGATCTGCAGGAAGCCTGGGACATCCTGGGCCCCGGAAAAATCGCCTGCAATCAGGTGCTGTATCACCTGCAGGAACGCGCCATCGAACACGCCGTCATTCCCTGGTGCCAGGCGCATCAGGTCGCCGTGGTCGCCTACAGCCCATTCGGGCATGATGATTTCCCCAACGACAGCGATGCCGGCGGCCAGATCCTGCAGTCCATCGCCCTGGCCCACCAGGCCACGCCACGCCAGATCGCCCTGGCCTTCCTGACCCGCGAAGACGGCCTGTTTACCATCCCGAAATCATCGTCGGTGGCCCACACCCAGGCCAACGCGGCAGCGGCAGGTATCACCCTGAGCCCGACTGATATTCAGCGCCTGGATCAGGCCTTTCCCAAAGGGCCGCAGCCGTCTTACCTGCCGATGATCTAA
- a CDS encoding indolepyruvate ferredoxin oxidoreductase subunit alpha, protein MAERSFVNEVKKLRLPAGEVFRGEGILAITKALLESGVGYIAGYQGAPISHLMDVLADAQDILAEYGIRFENSASEATAAATLSASVNYPLRGAVTFKATVGTNVASDALANLASGGVTGGALVIVGEDYGEGSSIMQERSHAFAMKSQIWLLDPRPNLPCIVQAVKDGFDLSEASHTPVMLQVRIRSCHLHGQFIASDNQAPAFSVRDALENPVRDVNRIVLPPASFVHEKEKIEERWPAAVRFVQDRQLNEFFSEKVADVGIALQGGLYNTVIRALQRLGLADVYGESKIPLYVMNVAYPLIEDEFERFCQDKKALLILEEGQPNFIEQNVASIVLQRHLDIRLHGKDVLPMAGEYTTAVVRVGLKAFLEQHGWALPEVTPDAPLPVVTESTEAAVAVAAVAAVETTAAIEVTAVAEVPPGQELPPLSETVYPRPPGLCTGCPERPIFSAIRLVERELGVHHISADIGCQLFSILPPFDLGNTTMGYGLGGASASALNVAPGSTPANRRAISIMGDGGFWHNGLTSGVANSVFNQSDNLTIIVDNNYTAATGGQDILSTHNTVNPTRSTGHEIEDAVRGVGVKWVRTIRRTYDTKAMTRALREALTTLSHGPKVLIAQSECMLNLQRREKPLRRKAIAEGKRVVRERFGVDPDTCTGDHSCIRLSGCPSLTIKDNPDPLRQEPITAVEDSCVGCGHCGEVAHAAVLCPSFYKASIINNPTGWDKWKHRMRGAVIAWLQRGLARRRDRHVF, encoded by the coding sequence ATGGCCGAACGATCATTTGTCAATGAAGTCAAGAAGCTACGATTGCCAGCGGGAGAAGTCTTTCGTGGTGAGGGCATTCTCGCGATCACCAAAGCGCTGCTGGAATCCGGGGTGGGCTATATCGCAGGCTATCAGGGGGCGCCGATTTCGCACTTGATGGATGTTCTCGCGGATGCGCAGGACATTCTGGCGGAATACGGCATACGCTTCGAGAACAGCGCCAGCGAGGCCACGGCGGCGGCAACCCTGTCGGCATCCGTCAACTATCCCCTGCGCGGCGCAGTCACCTTCAAGGCCACGGTCGGCACCAACGTGGCTTCCGATGCGCTAGCGAACCTGGCCTCGGGCGGGGTTACAGGCGGTGCGCTGGTGATCGTCGGCGAAGATTACGGTGAAGGTTCTTCGATCATGCAAGAGCGCAGCCACGCCTTTGCCATGAAATCCCAGATCTGGCTGCTCGATCCGCGCCCGAATCTGCCTTGTATCGTACAGGCGGTCAAGGATGGTTTTGATCTGTCCGAGGCCAGCCACACGCCGGTCATGCTGCAGGTGCGTATCCGTTCTTGCCACTTGCATGGGCAGTTCATTGCGTCCGACAATCAGGCCCCCGCATTTTCCGTGCGCGATGCGCTGGAAAACCCCGTGCGGGATGTCAATCGCATTGTGTTGCCCCCGGCCAGCTTTGTGCACGAAAAAGAAAAAATCGAAGAACGCTGGCCTGCTGCCGTGCGCTTCGTCCAGGATCGCCAGCTCAATGAGTTTTTCTCCGAAAAGGTGGCGGATGTTGGCATAGCCCTGCAAGGCGGGCTTTATAACACCGTGATCCGCGCACTGCAGCGCCTGGGTTTGGCAGACGTATACGGTGAATCGAAGATTCCCCTGTATGTCATGAACGTGGCCTACCCCTTGATTGAAGACGAATTCGAACGCTTCTGCCAGGACAAGAAAGCCCTGCTGATTCTGGAAGAAGGGCAGCCAAACTTTATCGAACAAAATGTTGCTTCGATCGTGCTGCAGCGTCATCTGGATATCCGCCTGCACGGTAAGGATGTGCTGCCGATGGCGGGTGAATACACGACCGCCGTTGTGCGCGTCGGACTGAAGGCTTTTCTGGAACAGCACGGTTGGGCCTTGCCCGAAGTTACCCCTGATGCGCCACTGCCGGTCGTGACAGAATCCACGGAAGCAGCAGTCGCTGTTGCAGCCGTGGCGGCGGTCGAAACCACTGCCGCTATCGAAGTGACGGCGGTCGCCGAGGTTCCCCCCGGGCAAGAGCTGCCGCCGCTTAGCGAAACCGTGTATCCACGCCCGCCTGGGCTATGTACCGGATGTCCGGAGCGGCCTATTTTCTCTGCCATCCGACTGGTTGAACGCGAATTGGGGGTGCATCACATCAGCGCCGATATTGGTTGCCAGCTGTTTTCCATCCTGCCGCCTTTCGACCTGGGCAATACCACCATGGGCTATGGTCTGGGTGGGGCCAGCGCATCGGCCCTGAATGTCGCGCCGGGCAGTACACCCGCCAATCGCCGCGCCATTTCCATCATGGGGGATGGCGGGTTCTGGCATAACGGCCTGACCAGCGGCGTGGCCAACTCGGTGTTCAACCAAAGCGATAACCTGACCATTATCGTGGACAACAACTACACCGCCGCCACCGGCGGGCAGGACATACTTTCCACGCACAATACCGTCAATCCGACCCGCAGCACCGGCCACGAAATCGAGGACGCCGTGCGCGGCGTGGGGGTGAAGTGGGTGCGTACGATCCGGCGCACCTACGATACCAAGGCCATGACGCGCGCGCTGCGCGAGGCTCTGACCACGCTCTCACATGGCCCCAAGGTGTTGATCGCCCAAAGCGAATGCATGCTCAATCTCCAGCGGCGTGAAAAACCGCTGCGGCGCAAAGCCATTGCCGAGGGCAAACGAGTCGTGCGTGAACGCTTCGGGGTCGATCCTGACACATGTACCGGCGATCACTCCTGCATTCGCTTGTCGGGCTGTCCGTCGCTCACCATCAAGGATAATCCCGATCCGCTGCGCCAAGAGCCCATCACGGCAGTCGAGGATAGCTGCGTGGGGTGCGGTCATTGCGGCGAGGTCGCCCATGCTGCGGTGCTGTGTCCATCGTTTTATAAAGCCAGCATCATCAATAACCCGACCGGTTGGGACAAATGGAAGCACCGCATGCGCGGGGCGGTCATTGCCTGGCTGCAGCGCGGCCTGGCCCGTCGTCGCGACCGGCATGTCTTCTAA
- a CDS encoding MarR family winged helix-turn-helix transcriptional regulator: protein MSHATEPSPSPTRFIDGYLPALLALASQLISGEFHEVVRQHGFSVTEWRVMASLADGNLISIGDLAQVTVTKQPTITRLLDRMESKHQIERLPHPSDRRITLVRITPQGTTMIKHLIGLAREHESRILEPFGLVRAEELKKTLRQIIELHAGLPSGSSIPNQSDQPDSVLG from the coding sequence ATGTCACACGCTACGGAACCCAGCCCTTCTCCCACTCGATTCATCGATGGCTATCTGCCCGCCCTGCTGGCGCTGGCCAGCCAACTGATTTCGGGAGAATTTCACGAGGTGGTCCGCCAACACGGTTTTTCAGTCACTGAATGGCGCGTCATGGCATCTCTGGCTGATGGCAACCTCATCAGCATCGGCGACCTGGCCCAGGTTACCGTCACCAAACAGCCTACCATCACCCGCCTACTGGACCGCATGGAATCAAAGCACCAGATTGAACGGCTGCCCCACCCTAGTGATCGGCGCATCACCCTGGTTCGGATCACGCCCCAGGGGACTACCATGATCAAACATCTGATCGGGCTGGCCCGCGAACACGAAAGCCGCATCCTGGAACCCTTTGGGCTGGTCCGGGCCGAAGAACTGAAGAAGACGCTGCGCCAGATTATTGAACTACACGCAGGGCTGCCAAGCGGCAGCAGCATCCCCAACCAAAGCGACCAGCCCGACTCAGTGCTCGGATAG
- a CDS encoding ferric reductase-like transmembrane domain-containing protein has product MKTRTVLISFLGILTLAWAWDALVLNPMAGDGLWVARKEGIFLTGIWAMGLMSLVMMLATRPVWLESALGGMDRIYRLHKWAGILAISLGIVHWLMEIGGGTLRSLIGAAVNKPPKTIVPEFLVSSHGLAKDVGEWAIYILIVSLLITLWKAFPYKSWRILHRVMPLLYLVLVFHVVALTPAAWWLQPLGLIMGALMLGGSLAAIPALRQRIGQRRRHVGHIQSVRQLAGGITEVNCVMNTGWPGHQAGQFAFVTFDAREGAHPYTIASAEQAGHLRFEIKALGDYTRTLAQRLQAGDAVQVEGPYGRFDHRRGQANQAWVAGGIGITPFLAWLESLQARPEAAPRAQLHYCVRDAAHDPFVTRLQALCAALPSITLHVHDASHGQRLEADTLHRASQVQEGDAMDVWFCGPAGLARQLETGLQALGLKDVAVHREAFEMR; this is encoded by the coding sequence ATGAAAACACGCACTGTTCTGATCTCGTTCCTAGGGATTCTGACCCTGGCCTGGGCCTGGGATGCCCTGGTCTTAAACCCCATGGCGGGGGATGGGCTCTGGGTTGCCCGCAAGGAAGGTATTTTCCTGACTGGCATCTGGGCCATGGGCCTGATGTCTCTGGTGATGATGTTGGCCACCCGGCCCGTCTGGCTGGAGTCTGCGCTGGGAGGTATGGACCGCATTTACCGGCTGCATAAATGGGCTGGCATTCTGGCCATCAGCCTGGGCATTGTGCACTGGTTGATGGAAATTGGCGGGGGAACCTTGCGTAGCCTGATCGGGGCAGCAGTCAACAAACCGCCCAAGACCATTGTGCCGGAGTTCTTGGTGTCCAGCCATGGCTTGGCCAAGGACGTGGGCGAATGGGCGATCTATATCTTGATTGTGTCACTGTTGATCACGCTATGGAAGGCTTTCCCCTATAAATCCTGGCGGATTCTGCATCGGGTGATGCCGTTGCTGTATCTCGTGCTGGTGTTCCATGTGGTGGCCTTGACCCCGGCGGCCTGGTGGTTGCAGCCCTTGGGGCTGATCATGGGGGCCTTGATGCTGGGCGGCAGCCTGGCGGCCATTCCGGCCCTGCGTCAGCGGATCGGCCAGCGTCGTCGCCACGTCGGCCATATTCAGTCCGTGCGCCAACTGGCAGGGGGGATTACCGAGGTCAACTGCGTGATGAATACCGGCTGGCCGGGGCATCAGGCGGGCCAATTTGCCTTTGTGACGTTTGATGCGCGTGAGGGTGCCCACCCCTACACCATTGCCAGTGCCGAGCAGGCCGGGCACTTGCGCTTCGAGATCAAGGCACTGGGCGATTACACCCGGACGCTGGCTCAGCGCCTGCAGGCGGGCGATGCGGTGCAGGTGGAAGGCCCCTATGGACGATTTGACCATCGACGAGGCCAGGCTAATCAGGCCTGGGTCGCGGGCGGCATTGGCATCACCCCGTTTCTGGCCTGGTTGGAGTCCTTGCAGGCCCGTCCCGAGGCCGCTCCCCGAGCGCAACTGCATTACTGCGTGCGGGATGCTGCCCATGATCCTTTTGTGACTCGGTTGCAGGCGCTGTGTGCTGCACTACCCAGCATCACCTTGCATGTGCACGATGCCAGCCATGGCCAGCGTCTGGAGGCGGATACGTTGCACCGTGCCAGTCAGGTCCAGGAGGGGGATGCCATGGATGTCTGGTTTTGTGGCCCGGCAGGCTTGGCAAGGCAGTTGGAAACCGGGTTGCAGGCCTTGGGCCTGAAGGATGTGGCGGTGCACCGTGAGGCGTTTGAAATGCGATGA
- a CDS encoding bifunctional allantoicase/(S)-ureidoglycine aminohydrolase, whose amino-acid sequence MSTTYYAPKGGHPPQTDLLTDRAMFTEAYAVIPKGVVRDIVTSHLPFWDKTRLWVLARPLTGFAETFSQYIVEVSAGGGSDRPELDSKAEGVLFVVEGEMEVTLDGTAHAMKAGGYAFIPPASNWSLRNRSASAVRFHWIRKRYQVVDGLAAPEAFFTNEQDIEPIAMPDTEGRWKTTRFVDMADMRHDMHVNIVTFQPGGIIPFAETHVMEHGLYVLEGQAVYRLNQDWVEVQAGDFMWLRAFCPQACYAGGPKPFRYLLYKDVNRHAALTLGGLGG is encoded by the coding sequence ATGTCCACGACTTACTACGCCCCGAAAGGCGGCCACCCCCCACAGACCGACCTGTTGACCGATCGCGCCATGTTCACTGAGGCCTATGCCGTCATCCCCAAGGGGGTGGTGCGCGATATCGTGACCAGCCATCTGCCGTTCTGGGACAAGACCCGCTTGTGGGTGCTGGCCCGTCCGTTGACAGGCTTTGCCGAGACTTTTTCCCAGTACATTGTCGAAGTCAGCGCCGGTGGCGGCAGTGATCGGCCCGAGCTGGACTCCAAGGCCGAGGGTGTGTTGTTTGTAGTCGAAGGGGAAATGGAAGTCACGCTGGATGGCACCGCACATGCCATGAAAGCGGGCGGCTATGCCTTTATCCCGCCCGCATCGAATTGGAGCTTGCGTAATCGCAGTGCGTCAGCCGTGCGTTTCCACTGGATCCGCAAGCGCTATCAGGTGGTGGACGGTCTGGCTGCGCCCGAGGCCTTCTTCACCAACGAGCAGGACATCGAGCCGATCGCCATGCCGGATACCGAAGGCCGTTGGAAGACGACGCGCTTCGTGGACATGGCCGACATGCGCCATGACATGCATGTGAATATCGTCACGTTCCAGCCCGGTGGCATCATCCCGTTTGCCGAAACCCATGTGATGGAGCACGGCTTGTATGTGCTGGAAGGCCAGGCCGTCTACCGTCTCAATCAAGACTGGGTCGAAGTACAGGCGGGTGACTTCATGTGGCTGCGCGCCTTCTGCCCGCAAGCCTGCTATGCCGGTGGCCCCAAGCCCTTCCGCTACTTGCTGTACAAGGACGTCAATCGCCATGCGGCCCTGACCCTGGGTGGTCTGGGCGGCTAA
- a CDS encoding metallophosphoesterase — protein sequence MGTILPLITGTIWLYIVWRFVWPLPIGIAGRAGLALVLLLAAQYHKIITLFFGTLASPELPQWVLIILAWAFGVVLLLALLLLLRDIVGLLAWLPARSVGRAILKGRNLGIGIGGLAVVLSAIGVWQAIKTPDIKTIAVQIPGLSTEFDGYRIVQLTDTHASRLLPESWQAAVVARTNQLDPDLIVITGDLADGTPEERAADVLPLSRLRARDGVLAIPGNHEYYSDYIRWMPAYRALGLTMLENSHVLIPRGNATLAVAGVTDRQATAFGLPGPDLQAALQGIPPNTPTILLEHRPSDAPKNADSGAIALQLSGHTHGGQILGPHLLTKMANNGFVSGFYRLGPMTLYVSNGTGLWNGLAIRLGRPSEITQIILRPGK from the coding sequence ATGGGAACCATTTTGCCTTTGATCACCGGCACGATCTGGCTGTATATCGTCTGGCGCTTCGTCTGGCCGCTGCCTATTGGCATTGCCGGTCGGGCAGGGTTGGCACTGGTACTGTTGCTGGCGGCCCAGTACCACAAGATCATCACACTTTTTTTCGGCACCCTGGCCTCGCCCGAACTTCCCCAGTGGGTGCTGATCATCCTGGCCTGGGCCTTTGGCGTGGTGCTGTTGCTGGCCTTGCTGCTGCTGTTGCGCGACATCGTCGGCCTGCTGGCATGGCTGCCTGCCCGCTCTGTGGGACGGGCCATTCTAAAGGGGCGTAATCTGGGGATAGGGATTGGCGGGCTGGCCGTGGTGTTGTCGGCAATTGGCGTCTGGCAGGCAATCAAGACCCCAGACATCAAGACCATTGCCGTCCAGATCCCCGGCCTATCGACGGAATTCGATGGCTACCGCATCGTGCAGCTCACCGACACCCACGCCAGCCGTCTGCTGCCGGAATCCTGGCAGGCAGCCGTCGTCGCCCGCACCAATCAGCTGGACCCCGATCTGATCGTCATCACAGGCGACCTGGCCGATGGCACGCCAGAAGAACGGGCCGCCGACGTGCTGCCGCTATCCCGGCTGCGTGCCCGCGACGGCGTGCTGGCGATCCCTGGAAATCACGAATACTACTCTGACTATATCCGCTGGATGCCGGCCTATCGAGCGCTGGGCCTGACCATGCTGGAAAACAGCCACGTCCTGATTCCGCGCGGCAATGCCACACTGGCCGTGGCCGGCGTCACCGACCGTCAGGCCACCGCCTTCGGTCTGCCTGGACCAGACCTGCAGGCGGCGCTGCAAGGCATTCCCCCCAACACCCCCACCATCCTGCTAGAACACCGTCCCAGCGATGCCCCGAAGAACGCCGACAGCGGCGCGATTGCCCTGCAACTGTCAGGCCATACCCACGGCGGCCAGATCCTGGGCCCCCATCTGCTGACGAAAATGGCCAATAATGGCTTTGTGTCCGGCTTTTACCGGCTCGGCCCCATGACGCTATACGTCAGCAACGGCACCGGCCTATGGAACGGCCTGGCCATCCGCCTGGGCCGCCCTTCGGAAATCACCCAGATCATCTTGCGGCCTGGTAAATAA
- a CDS encoding LysR family transcriptional regulator has protein sequence MKSNRPLFDLDLLKAFITVVDHGGFTAAATRLHSTQSTISQKIRRLEDMAGHRLLDRGNREVLPTEAGEALLSHARHLLALNEQILDVLAGAAVAATVRLGVPEDFVARRTTQVLADFSRHHPQVKLEITSGLCSSLTTSFDRGELDLILIKQRRHSRSAITRQAESLAWIDSAQHPCLHLDPIPLVTFPPRGLYREDMIRAVEAMGRAWRIAYTCSSLNGIQSAVAAGLGISLLPQRSVTPDHSVLGTHHGLPPVEQYEIALLHRPTANAMVQALAQALADMLAEETRISRPDHPGSGPHGD, from the coding sequence ATGAAATCCAATCGACCACTCTTTGACCTGGACTTGCTGAAGGCCTTTATCACGGTGGTGGATCACGGTGGCTTCACAGCAGCCGCCACACGGCTGCATTCGACTCAATCCACGATCAGCCAGAAAATACGCCGCCTGGAAGACATGGCGGGCCATCGCTTGCTGGACCGCGGCAACCGCGAAGTGCTGCCGACCGAAGCAGGCGAAGCCCTGCTGAGCCACGCCCGCCACCTATTGGCCTTGAATGAACAGATCCTGGATGTGCTGGCCGGTGCCGCCGTTGCCGCGACCGTACGGCTGGGCGTGCCAGAAGACTTTGTGGCCCGCCGCACGACGCAGGTGCTGGCAGACTTCAGCCGCCACCATCCACAGGTGAAGCTGGAAATCACCAGCGGACTATGTTCCAGCCTGACCACCAGCTTTGACCGGGGCGAACTCGACCTCATTTTGATCAAGCAACGCCGCCACAGCCGCAGCGCCATCACCCGTCAGGCTGAATCCCTGGCCTGGATCGACAGTGCGCAGCATCCTTGCCTGCATCTCGATCCCATTCCCCTGGTGACTTTTCCCCCCAGGGGCCTGTACCGGGAAGATATGATCCGCGCCGTCGAAGCCATGGGCCGCGCCTGGCGCATTGCCTACACCTGTTCCAGCCTGAATGGCATCCAAAGCGCCGTGGCGGCAGGCCTGGGCATCAGCCTGTTGCCGCAGCGCAGCGTCACGCCGGATCACTCGGTACTCGGCACCCACCATGGTCTGCCGCCCGTGGAACAGTACGAGATTGCATTGCTGCACCGGCCAACGGCCAATGCCATGGTTCAGGCATTGGCACAGGCGCTGGCCGATATGCTGGCCGAAGAAACGCGGATTAGCCGCCCAGACCACCCAGGGTCAGGGCCGCATGGCGATTGA
- a CDS encoding MarR family winged helix-turn-helix transcriptional regulator: MAGIDPQHFIPEGKDFHYDEFPFYWLVRLHALYTLELERVLKRLKTGIPQRRVLIVLRQHGIVSVSTLAMHVVIKPSTLTRILQRMREAGLIEMRTNAEDARVTDVVITPDGEALAVQIEQATHRIFVRGYQGLTAEELEQLMETLKHMFANLSEH; encoded by the coding sequence ATGGCTGGCATTGATCCACAGCATTTTATTCCGGAAGGTAAAGACTTCCATTACGACGAGTTCCCGTTTTACTGGCTGGTTCGCCTGCATGCCCTCTATACGCTAGAACTGGAAAGAGTGCTCAAGCGACTGAAGACCGGTATCCCTCAGCGGCGGGTCTTGATTGTCTTGCGGCAGCATGGGATTGTCAGCGTCTCCACGCTGGCCATGCACGTGGTCATCAAGCCTTCGACATTGACGCGTATTCTTCAGCGGATGCGTGAGGCGGGGCTGATCGAGATGCGCACCAATGCAGAAGATGCGCGTGTGACCGATGTCGTGATCACCCCCGACGGCGAGGCGCTGGCCGTGCAGATCGAGCAGGCGACCCACAGAATTTTCGTGCGTGGCTATCAGGGCCTGACTGCGGAAGAACTGGAGCAGTTGATGGAAACGCTCAAGCATATGTTTGCAAACCTATCCGAGCACTGA